In Methanosarcina siciliae T4/M, one genomic interval encodes:
- a CDS encoding hydantoinase/oxoprolinase family protein — protein MLIGIDVGGTTTDAVLIRNGEVYSTAKVSTERENLLKSLLRALDDVSRGVPPEELERVVFSTTVITNLIAEGKTDRVALLLIPGPGVNPESYIFPDSFYLKGAMDYRGREIQHLDEDEVREKVSLILEQGFSRAAIVSKFGQRNPSHEFRIEEILREMHPGCKVELGHRVSGKLNFPRRIATSMLASATGERYREFVAEIKKALEERGIMAPVYILKADGGTLPIEKSVEVPVETIFSGPAASTIGALALTPEGHTSVVVDIGGTTTDLALILSGKPLLASKGAKLGSFLTHVRAFAVRSIAVGGDSIVRVRETESGTKITIGPERAGPAYCMGGKEPTPTDALRVLGLVEVGDPERAKEVIASVASSFGKSETETASLIVDITAGMIEKAVREMFLEWEQEPAYRIWEVLQKKKERPENVVGIGGGARGLISAVAEKLNAKPIIPEHSEVGNAIGAAVARPTLTLNLRIDTQQKVYSVAEDGEIVSLNSTDIGNFNKMRSEEAEALAKELLRDRAKRFGISDYADEAEISNSEVFNVVEGWFTAGRLFDVSMQIPAGLIPEWRREKV, from the coding sequence ATGCTTATAGGAATTGATGTAGGGGGCACCACCACGGATGCGGTGCTTATCCGGAACGGAGAAGTATACAGTACAGCCAAGGTTTCAACCGAGAGGGAGAACCTGCTGAAGTCTCTGCTCAGGGCTCTTGATGATGTCAGCAGAGGAGTTCCCCCCGAAGAGCTTGAAAGGGTGGTTTTCAGCACAACCGTAATCACAAATCTTATTGCCGAGGGCAAAACTGACCGTGTGGCTCTGTTGCTCATTCCGGGTCCGGGGGTTAACCCTGAAAGTTATATTTTTCCGGACAGTTTCTACCTTAAAGGAGCTATGGATTACAGGGGAAGGGAAATCCAGCATCTTGACGAAGACGAGGTTCGGGAAAAGGTGAGCCTAATCCTGGAACAGGGATTTTCCAGAGCTGCTATTGTAAGCAAGTTCGGGCAGAGAAACCCTTCCCATGAATTCAGGATCGAAGAAATACTCAGGGAAATGCATCCCGGCTGCAAAGTAGAACTCGGGCATAGGGTTTCGGGAAAGCTGAACTTCCCGAGAAGGATTGCAACTTCCATGCTGGCTTCTGCAACAGGGGAACGCTACCGGGAGTTTGTTGCCGAGATCAAAAAAGCCCTTGAGGAAAGGGGGATCATGGCTCCTGTATACATCCTTAAGGCGGACGGAGGGACTCTCCCGATTGAAAAATCCGTAGAGGTCCCTGTGGAAACTATTTTTTCGGGGCCCGCAGCAAGTACGATAGGCGCTCTTGCCCTCACGCCTGAGGGACATACATCTGTTGTGGTGGATATAGGCGGGACAACTACCGACCTTGCCCTTATCCTTTCGGGAAAACCGCTTCTGGCATCCAAAGGCGCAAAACTCGGAAGCTTCCTTACCCATGTCCGGGCTTTTGCCGTCCGCTCGATAGCTGTAGGAGGGGACAGCATTGTAAGGGTCAGGGAAACAGAGAGCGGGACCAAAATAACCATTGGTCCGGAAAGGGCAGGTCCTGCTTACTGTATGGGAGGAAAAGAACCGACCCCTACGGATGCCCTGAGAGTGCTCGGGCTTGTTGAGGTAGGAGATCCCGAACGTGCAAAAGAGGTTATTGCATCTGTCGCTTCCAGTTTCGGAAAATCCGAGACTGAAACCGCTTCCCTGATAGTGGACATAACTGCAGGGATGATTGAAAAAGCCGTCAGGGAAATGTTTCTCGAATGGGAACAGGAACCTGCTTACAGGATATGGGAAGTACTGCAGAAGAAAAAAGAAAGGCCCGAAAATGTGGTCGGAATCGGGGGAGGTGCAAGAGGCCTGATTTCGGCAGTTGCAGAAAAACTGAATGCAAAACCGATTATCCCCGAACATTCGGAAGTAGGAAATGCTATAGGGGCAGCTGTTGCAAGGCCTACACTTACCCTTAACCTGCGCATCGATACACAGCAGAAGGTCTATTCGGTAGCAGAAGATGGAGAGATCGTAAGTCTTAACTCAACGGATATCGGGAATTTCAATAAAATGCGCTCGGAGGAAGCCGAAGCCCTTGCAAAAGAACTTCTCAGAGACCGCGCAAAAAGGTTTGGGATTTCGGATTATGCAGATGAAGCCGAAATTTCGAACAGTGAGGTCTTTAACGTGGTTGAGGGCTGGTTTACCGCAGGGCGGCTTTTTGATGTGAGCATGCAGATCCCTGCAGGCCTGATCCCTGAATGGAGGAGGGAAAAAGTATGA